In one Sphingobium indicum B90A genomic region, the following are encoded:
- a CDS encoding DUF2490 domain-containing protein, protein MRSIHKLLPALALLAAATAAHASEDEQLWTTASATVKLSDRWRFSQEVVARFSDDRDGLYEVEMNSLIGYRIGGKVTVWAGYTHDPNYNGGDFAVMEHRGRQQVTFDNIVKVGPGQLSARLRLEERWREGIDGTAWRLRPYVKYVLPFREGGKTALLLSHESFIDLNTTNFQRVQGEERMRNLIAITTPIAKNVNAEIGYLHQHGFRPDADDSNDHVASFSLGFSF, encoded by the coding sequence ATGCGATCGATCCACAAGCTGCTGCCCGCGCTCGCCCTGCTGGCCGCCGCCACCGCGGCGCATGCCAGCGAGGACGAACAGCTTTGGACCACCGCCAGCGCGACGGTGAAGCTCAGCGATCGCTGGCGCTTTTCGCAAGAGGTCGTTGCCCGGTTCAGCGACGATCGCGACGGGCTGTACGAGGTCGAGATGAATTCGCTGATCGGCTACAGGATCGGCGGGAAGGTGACGGTCTGGGCGGGCTACACCCACGATCCCAATTATAATGGCGGGGACTTCGCGGTCATGGAGCATCGCGGGCGCCAGCAGGTGACCTTCGACAATATCGTGAAGGTCGGCCCCGGCCAGCTCAGCGCCCGACTGCGGCTGGAGGAACGCTGGCGCGAGGGGATCGACGGCACGGCCTGGCGGCTGCGTCCCTATGTCAAATATGTGCTGCCGTTCCGGGAAGGCGGCAAAACCGCGCTGCTGCTCAGCCATGAGAGCTTCATCGACTTGAACACCACCAATTTCCAGCGGGTGCAGGGCGAGGAGCGGATGCGCAACCTGATCGCCATCACCACCCCGATCGCGAAGAATGTGAATGCGGAGATCGGCTATCTGCACCAGCACGGCTTTCGGCCGGACGCCGACGACAGCAACGACCATGTGGCGTCCTTTTCGCTGGGCTTCAGCTTCTAA
- a CDS encoding 8-amino-7-oxononanoate synthase produces the protein MTSEPFRSQLAALEKRGRLRRLMPRAGRDFASNDYLGLASDPIVAQAVADAVARGVPVGSGGSRLLRGNAPEHEGLEAKAADFFKTQGALFMANGFAANLALFSTLPQRGDLIVADELIHASVHDGIRMSKAAAVFARHNDVQSFADLIVAWRQEGGKGRVWIAVETLYSMDGDMAPLGDLATLAARHDAMLILDEAHGTGVFGPSGRGLSAGLDGLHNVVTLHTCGKAMGVEGALICGPRLLIDYLINRARAFIFSTAPSPLMAVAVSAALDRIEQASDLRARLKTLQVDAAESICAPLGMPAPRSQIIPVILGEDRRAMAAAAALQEAGFDVRGIRPPTVPPGTSRLRISLTLNVGRADIAALGEALRRVTA, from the coding sequence ATGACCAGCGAACCCTTCCGCTCGCAACTGGCGGCGCTAGAGAAGCGCGGCCGCCTGCGCCGCCTGATGCCGCGGGCCGGGCGGGATTTCGCCTCCAACGACTATCTCGGCCTTGCTTCCGACCCTATCGTCGCGCAGGCGGTGGCGGACGCGGTGGCGCGGGGCGTGCCGGTGGGTTCGGGCGGATCGCGCCTGCTGCGCGGCAATGCGCCGGAGCATGAGGGGCTGGAGGCGAAGGCCGCCGACTTCTTCAAGACCCAGGGCGCGCTGTTCATGGCGAACGGCTTCGCCGCCAATCTCGCGCTATTCTCCACCCTGCCGCAGCGGGGCGACCTGATCGTCGCGGACGAGTTGATCCACGCCAGCGTCCATGACGGCATCCGCATGTCGAAGGCGGCGGCGGTCTTCGCCCGCCATAATGACGTGCAGAGCTTCGCCGACCTGATCGTGGCCTGGCGGCAGGAGGGGGGCAAGGGCCGCGTCTGGATCGCGGTGGAAACGCTCTATTCCATGGACGGCGACATGGCCCCGCTCGGCGACCTGGCGACGCTGGCGGCCCGGCACGACGCCATGCTGATCCTGGACGAAGCGCATGGCACCGGCGTCTTCGGCCCGTCCGGTCGCGGCCTGTCGGCGGGTCTCGACGGCCTCCACAATGTCGTGACGCTGCACACCTGCGGCAAGGCGATGGGGGTGGAGGGCGCGCTGATTTGCGGGCCGCGCCTGCTGATCGACTATCTGATCAACCGGGCGCGGGCCTTCATCTTCTCCACCGCGCCCTCGCCGCTGATGGCGGTCGCGGTGTCCGCCGCGCTCGACCGGATCGAACAGGCGAGCGACCTGCGCGCCCGCTTGAAGACCCTGCAGGTCGACGCCGCCGAATCGATCTGCGCCCCGCTTGGCATGCCCGCGCCGCGCAGCCAGATCATCCCGGTCATATTGGGCGAGGATCGCCGCGCCATGGCCGCCGCCGCCGCCCTGCAGGAGGCAGGGTTCGACGTGCGCGGCATCCGCCCGCCGACCGTGCCGCCGGGCACCAGCCGCCTGCGCATCTCGCTCACCCTGAATGTCGGCCGCGCCGACATCGCCGCCCTGGGCGAGGCGCTGCGCCGGGTGACGGCATGA
- the bioD gene encoding dethiobiotin synthase, translating into MSVFIVTGTDTDIGKTVFAAGLAGALGAYYWKPVQAGVDPEGDKERVAALSGLSASHILPEAYRLTTPASPHLAARIDGVEIDLDRLALPQVDGPLVVEGAGGLMVPVSETLLMIDLFAYWRAPLILCARTGLGTINHSLLSLEALRARAIPVAGIAFIGEPHEENERIVPLLGKVPSLGRLPHLDPLDAETLKTAFKTSIRLP; encoded by the coding sequence ATGAGCGTCTTCATCGTCACCGGCACCGACACGGACATCGGCAAGACGGTGTTCGCCGCAGGCCTGGCCGGAGCGCTGGGCGCTTATTATTGGAAGCCGGTGCAGGCGGGCGTCGACCCCGAAGGCGACAAGGAAAGGGTGGCCGCCCTCTCCGGCCTTTCCGCCTCGCATATTCTGCCCGAAGCCTATCGCCTGACTACCCCCGCCTCGCCCCATCTGGCGGCGCGGATCGACGGGGTGGAGATCGACCTCGACCGGCTGGCCCTGCCGCAGGTCGACGGCCCGCTGGTGGTGGAAGGCGCGGGCGGCCTGATGGTGCCGGTCAGCGAGACGCTGCTGATGATCGACCTGTTCGCATATTGGCGCGCGCCGCTCATCCTCTGCGCCCGGACGGGACTGGGCACGATCAACCACAGCCTGCTCAGCCTGGAGGCGCTGCGGGCGCGGGCCATACCCGTCGCCGGGATCGCCTTCATCGGCGAACCGCATGAGGAGAATGAGCGGATCGTTCCGCTGCTGGGGAAAGTGCCCAGTCTTGGCCGCCTGCCCCATCTCGATCCGCTGGATGCGGAGACTCTGAAAACCGCCTTCAAGACCTCGATCCGCCTGCCTTAA
- a CDS encoding M13 family metallopeptidase, with protein sequence MKYLLLGAAAVALAAGASVAQVDQKPTYGSYGFDSAGMDKSVKPGDDFYDYANGAWTKNTPIPADKSNYGAFNTLDDLSRERTKAILDAAQADPDSKIGNAYASYLDAATVEKKGLTPAQPWLAKIRAVKDKAAYARLAAEAARAGIDGPFGFYVNQDDKDPETYILVLHQSGLGLPDRDFYLEPDAKMAAIRTAYVAHLEKMLTLAGEADAKARAAALMAFETEVAKVHWTQVDSRDADKTYNKMTLADLQKAAPGFDFAAYFAANKLAPKDLLVSQPSAVAGEAALIAKAPVGLLKDALLLRTLHGFADTLPDAIANENFAFYGTTLSGTPEREARWKRAVDFLKSSMGEEVGKVYVAQYFPPETKAAMDRLVKNVIAAMGRRIDGLSWMSDPAKARAHKKLAAFTPKIGYPDKWRDYSGLTMKRDDLFGNALRSNQFEFDYQMGKLGKPIYRWEWGMTPMEINAYANFGMVEIVFPAAILQPPFFDPHADPAVNYGGIGAVIGHELSHHFDDQGAKYDETGKLNQWWSDQDVANFKALTDRLVKQYDAYEPFPGAHVKGAFTLGENIGDLAGVAVALDAYHASLGGKPAPVIDGTTGDERFFLGWAQVWRRNYREPNLRQRLVTDPHSPSQYRADTVRNFDQWYSAFKPEADGKIYLAPQDRVKIW encoded by the coding sequence ATGAAATATCTCCTCCTCGGCGCAGCGGCAGTTGCGCTGGCCGCGGGCGCGTCCGTCGCCCAAGTGGATCAGAAGCCGACCTACGGCAGCTACGGCTTCGACAGCGCAGGCATGGACAAGTCGGTAAAGCCCGGCGACGATTTCTACGATTACGCCAACGGCGCCTGGACAAAGAACACGCCGATCCCCGCCGACAAGTCCAATTACGGCGCCTTCAACACGCTGGACGACCTGTCGCGCGAACGGACCAAGGCCATTCTCGACGCCGCGCAGGCCGACCCGGACAGCAAGATCGGCAACGCCTATGCCAGCTATCTCGACGCCGCCACGGTGGAGAAGAAGGGCCTGACCCCCGCCCAGCCCTGGCTCGCGAAGATCAGGGCGGTGAAGGACAAGGCCGCCTACGCCAGACTCGCCGCCGAAGCTGCTCGCGCAGGCATAGACGGTCCCTTCGGCTTCTACGTCAATCAGGACGACAAAGACCCCGAAACCTATATCCTCGTCCTGCACCAGTCGGGCCTCGGCCTGCCCGACCGCGACTTCTATCTGGAGCCGGACGCCAAGATGGCGGCGATCCGCACCGCCTATGTCGCCCATCTGGAAAAGATGCTGACGCTGGCGGGCGAAGCCGACGCCAAGGCGCGCGCCGCCGCGCTGATGGCGTTCGAAACCGAAGTGGCCAAGGTCCACTGGACCCAGGTCGACAGCCGCGACGCCGACAAGACCTACAACAAGATGACGCTGGCCGACCTGCAAAAGGCCGCGCCCGGCTTCGACTTCGCCGCTTATTTCGCCGCCAACAAGCTCGCGCCCAAGGATCTGCTGGTGTCGCAGCCCAGCGCCGTCGCCGGGGAAGCCGCGCTGATCGCCAAGGCCCCGGTCGGCCTGCTCAAGGACGCGCTGCTGCTGCGCACGCTGCACGGCTTTGCCGACACCCTGCCCGACGCCATCGCGAACGAGAATTTCGCCTTCTACGGCACCACCCTGTCCGGCACGCCGGAACGCGAAGCCCGCTGGAAACGCGCCGTGGACTTCCTCAAATCCTCCATGGGGGAGGAAGTGGGGAAGGTCTATGTCGCCCAATATTTCCCGCCCGAAACCAAGGCGGCGATGGACCGGCTCGTCAAGAATGTGATCGCCGCCATGGGCCGCCGCATCGACGGCCTCAGCTGGATGAGCGACCCGGCCAAGGCCCGCGCCCACAAGAAGCTGGCCGCCTTCACGCCCAAGATCGGCTATCCCGACAAATGGCGCGATTATAGCGGCCTGACAATGAAGCGCGACGACCTGTTCGGCAACGCACTGCGCTCCAACCAGTTCGAATTCGACTATCAGATGGGCAAGCTCGGCAAGCCCATCTATCGCTGGGAATGGGGCATGACCCCGATGGAGATCAACGCCTACGCCAATTTCGGCATGGTGGAGATCGTCTTCCCCGCCGCCATCCTGCAACCGCCCTTCTTCGATCCCCATGCCGATCCGGCGGTCAATTATGGCGGCATCGGCGCGGTGATCGGCCATGAACTCAGCCATCATTTCGACGATCAGGGCGCGAAATATGACGAGACGGGCAAGCTCAACCAATGGTGGAGCGATCAGGACGTCGCCAATTTCAAGGCGCTGACCGACAGGCTGGTCAAGCAATATGACGCCTATGAACCCTTCCCCGGCGCGCATGTGAAGGGCGCCTTCACCTTGGGCGAGAATATCGGCGACCTGGCCGGAGTCGCGGTGGCGCTGGACGCCTATCACGCCTCGCTGGGCGGCAAGCCCGCGCCGGTGATCGACGGCACCACCGGCGACGAACGCTTCTTCCTGGGCTGGGCGCAGGTGTGGCGGCGCAACTATCGCGAACCCAATCTGCGGCAGCGACTCGTCACCGATCCGCATTCCCCATCGCAATATCGCGCCGACACCGTGCGGAACTTCGACCAATGGTATTCTGCCTTCAAGCCGGAGGCGGACGGCAAAATCTATCTTGCGCCGCAAGACCGGGTGAAGATCTGGTAA
- a CDS encoding DUF4168 domain-containing protein: MSGFNTILLKAGIASVALAAAAPVLAQDAAAPAPSTPAQAAPAAPAAGASNFTDAEIKQFAAAAVEVTKIQQDSSIAAADKQPKMLAALQASGIPPEKFNQIGQAAAADPALQQKIQAAAPTSAAPAAPAAGAAPAAPATPPAQ; the protein is encoded by the coding sequence TTGTCGGGTTTTAACACCATCCTTCTGAAGGCCGGGATCGCATCGGTCGCGCTGGCCGCCGCCGCCCCGGTCCTTGCCCAGGACGCCGCCGCTCCGGCTCCGTCCACGCCTGCCCAGGCCGCGCCCGCTGCCCCGGCCGCTGGCGCCAGCAATTTCACCGACGCTGAAATCAAGCAGTTCGCCGCCGCCGCCGTCGAGGTGACGAAGATTCAGCAGGACAGCAGCATCGCCGCCGCCGACAAGCAGCCCAAGATGCTGGCGGCGCTCCAGGCGTCGGGCATCCCGCCGGAAAAGTTCAACCAGATCGGCCAGGCCGCCGCCGCTGACCCGGCGCTCCAGCAGAAGATCCAGGCGGCAGCGCCGACCTCAGCCGCGCCTGCTGCTCCGGCCGCGGGCGCTGCCCCCGCTGCTCCGGCCACCCCGCCCGCCCAATAA
- a CDS encoding adenosylmethionine--8-amino-7-oxononanoate transaminase: MTSPVWHPFFQHGLNEPIPHVERAEGALLHLADGGTLIDCIASWWVTTHGHCHPRIAAAIADQAGKLDQLIFAGYTHGPAEEVAQGLVDIAPRAANRDPLAHVFFSDSGSTAVEVALKMALGYWHNRALDGLSEPRHRILVLQHSYHGDTIGAMSVGERGVYNAAWSPLLFDVGTIPFPHADQEQATLDALEAACAQKPAAFIVEPLILGAGGMLIYPAHVLREMAAICARHDVLFIADEVMTGWGRTGTLFACEQAGVVPDIMAVAKGITGGAIPLAATLASPRIFEAHRSADRARLFYHSSSYTANAIACAAAAANLAIWREEDVLGRIAALGQGMAQRLAKLAQHPAFANPRQLGVIAAIDLIAPDAGYLSDLAPRLRAFAEERGLLLRPLGNTIYLMPPYCLDADQLDRVFAVLQKAGDAFGASA; the protein is encoded by the coding sequence ATGACCTCCCCTGTCTGGCACCCTTTCTTCCAGCACGGCCTGAACGAGCCAATCCCCCATGTCGAACGGGCGGAGGGGGCCTTGCTGCATCTGGCGGACGGCGGCACGCTCATCGACTGCATCGCCAGTTGGTGGGTGACGACCCACGGCCATTGCCATCCCCGGATCGCGGCGGCCATCGCCGATCAGGCGGGCAAGCTCGACCAGCTCATCTTCGCGGGCTACACCCACGGCCCTGCCGAAGAAGTGGCGCAAGGGCTTGTCGACATCGCCCCCCGCGCCGCGAACCGAGACCCGCTCGCCCATGTCTTCTTCTCCGACAGCGGCTCCACGGCGGTCGAGGTCGCGCTGAAAATGGCGCTCGGCTATTGGCATAATCGGGCGCTGGACGGCCTGTCCGAACCGCGCCACCGCATCCTCGTCCTCCAGCACAGCTATCATGGCGACACCATCGGCGCGATGTCGGTGGGCGAGCGCGGCGTCTATAACGCCGCCTGGTCGCCCCTGCTGTTCGACGTCGGCACCATCCCCTTCCCCCATGCGGACCAGGAACAGGCGACCCTCGACGCGCTGGAGGCCGCCTGCGCGCAAAAGCCAGCCGCCTTCATCGTCGAACCGCTGATCCTGGGGGCGGGGGGGATGCTGATCTATCCGGCGCATGTCCTGCGGGAGATGGCGGCGATCTGCGCCCGCCACGACGTCCTCTTCATCGCGGACGAGGTGATGACCGGCTGGGGCCGCACCGGCACGCTCTTCGCCTGCGAACAGGCGGGCGTCGTCCCGGACATCATGGCGGTGGCGAAGGGCATCACCGGCGGCGCGATCCCGCTCGCCGCGACGCTGGCCAGCCCGCGCATCTTCGAAGCGCACAGATCCGCCGACCGCGCCCGCCTCTTCTACCATTCGAGCAGCTACACCGCGAACGCCATCGCCTGCGCCGCCGCCGCCGCCAACCTCGCCATCTGGCGGGAGGAGGATGTGCTGGGCCGCATCGCCGCTCTCGGCCAGGGCATGGCGCAGCGACTCGCAAAACTGGCGCAGCATCCCGCCTTCGCCAACCCCCGCCAACTGGGCGTCATCGCCGCGATAGACCTGATCGCGCCCGACGCCGGATATCTTTCCGACCTGGCCCCGCGCCTGCGCGCCTTCGCCGAAGAAAGGGGCCTCTTGCTGCGCCCGCTCGGCAACACCATCTATCTCATGCCGCCCTATTGCCTCGATGCGGATCAACTGGATCGCGTCTTCGCGGTGCTCCAAAAAGCCGGCGATGCATTCGGCGCGTCAGCCTGA
- the infA gene encoding translation initiation factor IF-1, producing the protein MAKEELLEMRGQVVELLPNAMFRVRLENDHEILGHTAGKMRKNRIRVLVGDEVLVELTPYDLTKGRITYRFK; encoded by the coding sequence ATGGCAAAAGAAGAACTGCTTGAAATGCGCGGACAGGTTGTGGAGCTTCTCCCCAACGCCATGTTCCGCGTGCGGCTTGAAAATGATCACGAGATCCTCGGCCACACTGCCGGCAAGATGCGCAAGAACCGCATCCGCGTGCTGGTGGGCGACGAAGTGCTGGTCGAACTCACCCCCTACGACCTGACCAAGGGTCGGATCACCTACCGCTTCAAATAA
- a CDS encoding Maf family protein encodes MRLILASASPRRCELLGQIGASPDAVDPADLDETPLKGELPAAYAARVAAEKGALVAARHPGALVLSGDTVVAAGRRILPKTESEAEARQCLQLLSGRRHRVLSAITLIDAEGRARHRLSTNIVTFKRLDRAEIDAYLASQEWQGKAGGYAIQGRAAGLIRAIQGSHSAIMGLPLYETRALLRAAGYPLD; translated from the coding sequence ATGCGGCTCATCCTAGCTTCTGCTTCTCCCAGACGGTGTGAACTTCTGGGTCAGATCGGCGCGTCTCCGGACGCGGTGGACCCGGCCGACCTCGACGAAACGCCCCTGAAGGGCGAACTTCCCGCCGCCTACGCCGCCCGCGTGGCCGCCGAAAAGGGCGCGTTGGTCGCGGCTCGCCATCCCGGCGCGCTGGTCCTTTCCGGCGACACGGTGGTCGCCGCGGGCCGCCGCATCCTGCCCAAGACGGAGAGCGAGGCCGAAGCGCGCCAATGCCTCCAGCTCCTTTCCGGCCGCCGCCACCGCGTGCTGAGCGCGATCACCCTGATCGACGCGGAGGGCAGGGCGCGCCACCGCCTCTCGACCAATATCGTGACCTTCAAACGCCTGGATCGCGCCGAGATCGACGCCTATCTCGCGTCGCAGGAATGGCAGGGCAAGGCAGGCGGCTATGCGATCCAGGGCCGCGCCGCGGGCCTCATCCGCGCCATCCAGGGCAGCCACAGCGCCATCATGGGCCTGCCCCTCTACGAAACCCGCGCGCTGCTCCGGGCAGCGGGCTATCCGTTGGATTGA
- a CDS encoding DNA gyrase inhibitor YacG codes for MSPKATSCPVCGQPSARETRPFCGKACRDRDLLQWLGEGYRVPGAPASDEMKKSGDDGVDSTPA; via the coding sequence ATGTCTCCTAAAGCCACCTCCTGCCCCGTCTGCGGCCAGCCCTCGGCTCGCGAAACCCGCCCTTTCTGCGGAAAGGCCTGCCGCGACCGCGACCTGCTGCAATGGCTGGGTGAGGGTTATCGCGTCCCCGGCGCGCCCGCTTCGGACGAGATGAAAAAAAGTGGCGACGATGGGGTAGACAGCACCCCGGCCTGA
- a CDS encoding IS630 family transposase (programmed frameshift), whose amino-acid sequence MTKSISEDLRTRVIAAVDGGLSRRAAAERFGVAAASVIRWVREWRETGSTRAKFQGGDMRSRRIEGHRDVILGAIEEQVDITLVELAEMLRSEHGVVFAPSTIWRFLDRHSMTVKKKTAHASEQDRPDVLARRRAWFKAQPDLDPERLVFIDETGASTKMARLRGRAQRGMRCRSPIPHGHWKTTTFTGALRLTGMTAPMVLDGPMTGEWFAAYAAQVLAPTLRPGDIVILDNLPAHKTMAAREAIEAAGARMLFLPPYSPDFNPIENAFSKLKAILRKAAARTVPELWDAIRDALPRFTPEECANYFTATGYEPE is encoded by the exons ATGACGAAGTCCATTTCAGAGGATCTGCGCACGCGGGTGATTGCAGCGGTTGATGGCGGCCTTTCGCGGCGCGCGGCTGCGGAGCGTTTTGGAGTTGCGGCGGCAAGTGTGATCCGATGGGTCCGCGAATGGCGGGAGACCGGATCGACGCGTGCCAAGTTCCAAGGCGGCGACATGCGGTCCCGCCGGATTGAAGGCCATCGCGATGTCATTCTAGGTGCGATCGAGGAGCAGGTGGACATCACGCTTGTTGAACTGGCCGAGATGCTTCGATCGGAGCATGGGGTCGTATTCGCACCGAGCACCATCTGGCGTTTCCTCGATCGTCACTCAATGACCGTGAA AAAAAAAACGGCGCACGCCAGCGAGCAGGATCGGCCCGACGTGCTCGCGCGGCGGCGCGCATGGTTCAAGGCTCAACCTGATCTCGATCCCGAACGGTTGGTATTTATCGATGAAACCGGCGCATCGACGAAAATGGCGCGTCTGCGGGGACGGGCCCAGCGCGGCATGCGATGTCGGTCTCCGATCCCGCACGGCCATTGGAAAACCACCACCTTCACCGGCGCGTTGCGCTTGACGGGCATGACCGCGCCAATGGTCCTGGACGGTCCCATGACTGGCGAATGGTTCGCTGCCTATGCCGCGCAGGTTTTGGCGCCAACGCTGCGTCCCGGCGACATCGTCATCCTCGACAATCTCCCAGCTCATAAGACGATGGCAGCACGTGAAGCCATCGAAGCGGCCGGGGCGCGTATGTTGTTCCTTCCGCCATACAGTCCCGACTTCAATCCAATCGAAAACGCCTTCTCAAAACTCAAGGCCATCCTACGAAAGGCCGCCGCCCGAACCGTCCCCGAGCTATGGGATGCAATCCGCGACGCATTGCCACGCTTCACTCCGGAAGAATGTGCGAACTACTTCACTGCCACCGGGTATGAACCAGAGTGA
- a CDS encoding TonB-dependent receptor domain-containing protein, with product MGGSLLYTPTDRVSIYAWGMVGDEKGIASNAVAIGIRPDGTVKAGSFLQDDPWNDLLPPSVLAQSPFGQLAAKPVKDEKKIFGGEVEIGLSDSVTLTYIPSYIEYHSAVAFTLSGLPNIQTTNYNQTTHELRLSGNAGWGDWLIGGYGYRLVSSGQFYVGSYDTTGIPVTLVDRNRIKGLAVFGQATINISDPMRLTVGGRYGVDNRVGEGPYFDASGVGSRYDFSGTYRRFDYKVGLEYDIAPRAMVYAALQTGFGIISAPRRSTATSRCARPVTIA from the coding sequence ATGGGCGGCTCCCTGCTTTACACGCCGACGGACCGAGTGAGCATCTACGCTTGGGGGATGGTCGGCGATGAAAAAGGTATTGCGTCGAACGCGGTAGCGATAGGGATACGTCCTGACGGTACGGTGAAGGCTGGCTCATTCCTACAGGACGACCCCTGGAACGATCTGCTCCCACCGTCCGTCCTAGCCCAATCCCCTTTCGGTCAGCTGGCAGCCAAGCCAGTCAAGGACGAGAAAAAGATCTTCGGCGGTGAAGTCGAGATCGGTCTCTCGGACAGCGTCACTCTAACATATATTCCGTCGTATATCGAGTATCACTCGGCTGTTGCTTTCACGCTGAGCGGCCTTCCCAATATTCAGACGACTAACTATAACCAGACCACGCATGAGCTGCGGCTTTCGGGCAACGCTGGTTGGGGCGACTGGCTCATCGGTGGTTATGGCTATCGCCTTGTGAGCTCTGGCCAGTTCTATGTCGGGTCCTACGACACGACTGGCATTCCCGTAACTCTCGTCGATCGCAATCGCATCAAGGGCCTCGCCGTATTCGGACAGGCTACCATTAACATTAGCGACCCAATGAGACTTACCGTTGGCGGCAGATACGGCGTGGATAACCGTGTTGGCGAAGGTCCGTATTTCGACGCCTCTGGGGTAGGCTCGCGATACGATTTTAGCGGAACTTATCGCCGGTTCGACTACAAGGTGGGGCTCGAATACGATATTGCTCCCCGCGCGATGGTCTATGCAGCTCTGCAGACCGGCTTCGGTATTATCAGCGCACCGCGAAGATCAACGGCTACGTCTCGCTGCGCCCGCCCGGTGACGATCGCGTAG
- a CDS encoding TonB-dependent receptor plug domain-containing protein, with product MTIRTIVSVSSVVVSIFSAQTAGAQQVAQPGDVSMSEREQSGDVAASQGQDLGDIVVTANKKAQSLQKTPAAVTALDSELIVQKGVTDLRAAQAFVPSVRFQQQATSTEVYIRGIGATLDQAQIDPPTSVNFNGIYMPREVTSAAFFDVNQIEVLPGPQGTLYGRSSLGGVVNINFNRPTHKNETSFNLEAGNYALLHLTAVQNLSLTDTLAMRAAFDFARHTGYLESGAQSKNGFNGRLPALHADGPSEHLRLGDGRR from the coding sequence ATGACTATTCGAACGATAGTCTCCGTATCTTCTGTCGTAGTATCGATTTTTTCGGCGCAAACTGCTGGTGCTCAACAAGTTGCACAGCCTGGGGATGTATCCATGTCTGAGAGGGAGCAATCCGGTGATGTCGCGGCCTCTCAAGGGCAGGACTTGGGCGACATCGTTGTGACGGCGAACAAAAAAGCCCAGAGCCTTCAAAAAACACCTGCGGCCGTAACGGCTTTGGACAGTGAGTTGATCGTGCAGAAAGGGGTCACCGACTTGCGCGCTGCACAGGCGTTCGTTCCTTCCGTGCGTTTTCAGCAGCAAGCCACATCTACTGAGGTTTACATTCGCGGCATTGGAGCCACTCTGGATCAAGCGCAGATCGATCCGCCGACCTCTGTAAACTTCAACGGGATCTATATGCCTCGCGAAGTCACGAGTGCAGCGTTCTTTGATGTGAATCAGATCGAGGTGCTTCCTGGACCACAGGGAACGCTTTATGGACGCAGTTCGCTTGGTGGTGTGGTGAATATCAACTTCAATCGTCCCACACATAAAAACGAGACAAGCTTCAACCTTGAGGCGGGCAATTACGCTCTCCTGCATCTGACGGCAGTGCAAAACCTGTCGCTGACCGACACGCTGGCGATGCGCGCGGCTTTCGATTTTGCCCGGCATACCGGCTATTTGGAGTCTGGCGCGCAGAGCAAGAATGGTTTCAATGGGCGGCTCCCTGCTTTACACGCCGACGGACCGAGTGAGCATCTACGCTTGGGGGATGGTCGGCGATGA